In Apium graveolens cultivar Ventura chromosome 10, ASM990537v1, whole genome shotgun sequence, the following are encoded in one genomic region:
- the LOC141693522 gene encoding uncharacterized protein LOC141693522, which produces MMSPMGKQLSEARSCSSSSSSSSTLGHTPLQIIHILGNFLRIWSVYSVYRYLSHSGGGPSVVLFIFTCVVPSAFIFLFLQKPWKGRPLSNSQVIPSVINGAITALYFVLWGKGLKSCGPVRAILGEYSGAVLGVLSAVLYGSRGRIWKKVGGLIAVFTSYYFLSQGWATTKSAPFSFSDSPDDEFQTEQVLGMKTMLIPIFAGILSALKRVIARRISLKNQLKRRLNAITIASATCFLFPIAMWDMILGSTEAELPFSAWAFSSFILFGIILIFYVDSLAEERLHMVFSSPRHLMVAGICIIIMEIVYKMDFALFGFLICSTILGFGIYEATSLEHGRKDSLQNSDLSNGIFEDQLQISPLPT; this is translated from the exons ATGATGTCGCCAATGGGCAAGCAATTATCAGAAGCTCGAAGTTGTTCTTCATCAAGCAGCTCCTCCTCCACTTTAGG GCACACTCCCTTGCAGATAATCCACATTCTTGGCAATTTCTTGAGAATATGGTCTGTCTACTCCGTGTACCGTTACTTATCTCACTCAGGAGGAGGACCTTCTGTTGTTCTTTTCATTTTCACTTGCGTTGTGCCATCCGCCTTTATCTTTTTATTTTTGCAGAAACCCTGGAAGGGCCGCCCTCTCTCTAATTCACAG GTAATTCCTTCTGTCATTAATGGTGCCATTACAGCTCTATACTTCGTTTTGTGGGGCAAGGGCCTCAAGTCCTGCGGTCCTGTTAG GGCAATATTGGGGGAGTACTCTGGTGCAGTTCTTGGAGTATTGTCTGCAGTGTTATATGGAAGCAGGGGCCGTATTTGGAAGAAG GTGGGCGGCCTTATTGCAGTGTTTACATCTTACTACTTTTTATCACAAGGATGGGCCACAACCAAATCTGCTCCGTTTT CATTTAGTGATAGCCCTGATGATGAGTTCCAGACAGAACAAGTGCTGGGAATGAAAACGATGTTAATCCCGATCTTTGCTGGAATTCTATCCGCATTAAAAAGAGTGATTGCAAGAAGGATCTCACTCAAG AACCAACTAAAGAGGCGGCTTAATGCCATTACTATTGCGTCCGCAACTTGTTTTCTCTTTCCTATTGCCATGTGGGACATGATTTTA GGTTCAACTGAGGCAGAGTTGCCATTTTCTGCCTGGGCTTTCTCAAGTTTTATTCTATTTGGCATCATATTGATATTCTATGTCGATAGTCTTGCAGAGGAGAG ACTGCACATGGTATTCTCTTCACCGAGGCATCTAATGGTTGCTGGAATATGCATCATTATCATGGAGATTGTTTACAAAATGGATTTTGCGCTATTTGGATTTCTTATCTGCTCCACAATTTTGGGATTTG GGATTTATGAAGCAACATCCTTGGAGCATGGTAGAAAAGATTCTTTACAAAATTCAGACCTATCCAATGGTATATTTGAAGATCAACTTCAGATATCTCCACTTCCAACTTAA